The region AGCGTAGAGCAGGGGTGACAGAGACAGGTACCCAACCTGCACTGCATGGGCAAACACCACAGCCAGGGGCCCAAAGGTGATCAGGATCACCACATCGCCAAGTGCAACGTATTTAAATCCAATTCCTGTGGCAAGACACAAGAATAAAATCAAGCATTATTAAATAGTTCAAATGACAGAAGACAATGGATGACATAGCAGTTCAGCCTTTCCCATAGGAATAGTACAAAACAACTAAAGCACATGCAGCTATGGACAAGAAACAcgttatttctttcttcttttttaacaaTTTCTCCAGACAAACAATGTAACAAAAAGTAAGGGCCAATGTGGCATTCACAGTCTCagaaaaaatcccttcgcccaggacttttctcctgggaagctgagaggcctcagagaaagaggaaaaaaattcttatttcatttgcttctcctgtgtggaatgtgtttggagagtGTTTCATTGGATTCAAGTGTGAGTTGTTTTCCTCTTTGGCCaactggggccaagctgtgtcaggaccctggaaagagtcacaagttttcattattatcttcttagcattcagtaagtatcctttctgtattctttagtacagtttagtatagtattctttattATAacatagtatcataaaataataaattagcctgcTGAGAACGTGGAGTCAGaggcatcattcctgccttcgtcgGGGTTTCCCAGCAATACAATAGGCCAGGTTTTAATACCCACCTAGAAATACCAGACTCTGCAGAAACCTGTAGAAATAAGGTACTTTTCAGTGTGATCATGCCTACTAGAACCTGATCCTGAAGGAATACAGAAAATGCTCAGAACGAAATGCAAAAGTGACAAGATGCTTTCAGGGAAACGCACGTAACTGAAAGTCTGTCAGTTAGGAACTAAGTcgctttttcttctcctcctaATGATGCTTGTATCTATCCAGCACAGGAAGACATGAAAACATCCTTGTCTTATTAAGAAGAATCACAAACTGTACAGCATTCACAGCGAAGCTCCATCTAAAGTGTAACAACAAAACATTCCAAAACAAAGTAACATTCCCAcctaaggaaagaaaatatgccATTAGCTACACCGCTAAAGGATATGTGAGAAACTTCACAAAAAGATTCAGCAACAGTTCTGATAAGCACCTAAAGCCATACATGTAAACAATAATGCCTCAACACCACTATCCAACTGAAGATCTTAGTATGACTCTTCCCACAACATTCAACTGCAAAGAATACAAGTTTATGTACCGGTACTTCAGGAAATACCATAAATCTTTTACTGCAGTGCACTAGGTAGATCACGTGTGTCTTCTAGAAACCTCTTGACAATTCAGCTGATTCTATCACTTCTACATTCAGATTCACAAGAAACGGGATGCAGCACTTACCTCCGGTAtaaaggaaggagctggaaagtCCTCCAAAGTAAATCAGGGCCAGGTGCTCCAGCTTGAGCGTGGAGACAGCGTAGAGCCCAGCAGCGCAGATACAGCCCACGGTGTAGAGAAAGACTCCAAACCGGACTACATCCTGCGGCTCCAAAATCTGGTCCACCAACGTCCTGTCATCACTCTTCTTGTGATCGATGCCTTTGGAAAAGTCATAATAGGTGTTCACCAAGTTGCCGGCCCCGTGCACAGCCAGGACGGTCACGGcgctccccagcagcagccccgggtCGAGCGCTCCCTGGGCGCGGTACGCCAGCGCGCTGCCCAGCGCCACAGGGGTCAGCGAGGCGCTGAAGCTCCAGGGCCGGAGCGCCAGCACATAGGCCGCACACTTGTGTCTCCAGCTGCCGGGGGCGGCCCCGTCAACGCCCGCCAGCGCCGTGCCGCTGCTCTCGCTCCCGCGGGGGCTCTCGGCGCTGATACTGATCTTCTGCACCAGCTCTGCCGGTCCCATGCTCGCCCGCctcgcagcagcagcagcacctaGAAGGGGAAGGGCCGCGCGTTAGCGGGGCCCGGGGGGAGCGAGGGGCGCCGCCGCTATGGCGGCCTGAGGGAGCGGCGAGAGCGCCGCCATTACCCGCCCTACTGCGACCGCCCGCCTGCCCGGCTCGCCACCCCCGCGGCCTTGTGCGAAGAGTTCCGCACCTGCCGGCACCTCCCGGTGTACAAATTAGAAGGAAAATCAAGCGGCCCACGGCGTCGTGCGCGGCGGCGAGGGGGTCACCCCGCAGCACGCGCCAGCACCACGATTCATGTCAGAGCCGCCACGGAGCGCCCGAAGCCTGGCGCACACACCGCCGCCTTCGCTGCTGTCACGGGCACGGCCGGACACATTTCCGCGGAGCACACCGGGCACGGCCCGGCAGCGCCCTGCTCCCTCTGCGCATGCGCGAGGCGCACTCAGGCTCACACCCGCAGCGGCCCCGGCCGGGAAGGAGCCCGGAGCGCCTCCCGTTCCGGCCCCGCCGTGCCTCGGCCGGGAAGGAGCCCGGAGCGCCTCCCGTTccggccccgccgtgccccggcCGGGAAGGAGCTCGGAGCGCCTCTCGTTTCAGCCCTGCCGTGGCTCCGCTGGGAAGGAGCTCAAAGCTCCTCTCGTttcagcccctgccatgggcaggagcacctTCCACTGGCCCAGATTGCTCCAGGCCCCATCCAGcatggccttggacacttccatgagtggggcagccacagcttctctgggcaacttatGGCAGGGCCTCCCCAAACATATTCCTAATatctaaattaaatttcttctctttttagtCTGaacccattcccccttgttccTGGTTAAGAGTCCCTCCTGGTATGCTCCTTCAGATACTGAAGGGCTGCTCTGAGATCTAcacacaaccttctcttcttCCATAATagcaccacacagcttggtgtcactTGCTGAGGGTGCCTCAATCCCATTGCCGCCAACAAACCTGGTGAATACCGTCAGCCCCAGTACCACCCCTGAGGGACCCCACTCGTCCCTGGCCTCGATGAGCACAATGCGCCGCTGACCGCAACTCTTTACGTGCGGCTATCCAGCTAGTTCTTTATCCAACGAGTGGTCTATCCATCAAATCCTTGTCTCTACAGTTTAGAGACCAGCGTGTCACGCGGAGCAGTGCCAGACGCTTCACACAAGCTCAAGCAGATGACGCCGCTGGTTCCACCCTGGCTACCCACGCTGCGGCCCGGCCACAGCCGGCACCTCGCGGAAGGGCGGAAGCCGGCATCGGGAGGGTGGGCCTACTGAGTAAGCCCAGCCATTCTATTGGTCAGCTACACTGCCACTCAGTCACTATTGCCTTGATGATTGGTCAAAAGGCGGCTGTCCTTGCCGTTCCTTGGGTGAGGGGCGGAGCTTTGAGCGCCgcttccccctttcccttttttcattgGTCAGCTGTGATGCCGATCACGGCGTTCCCGGCAGCCCATTGGCCAGCAGCGGCTGGCCGGCGCTGCaggcgcggcggcggggcccgggcccGGAGtaggggaggcggcggcgggtgAGTGAGAGCGGCGGTGCCTCTCATCGTCATCGGCTCCCCTTCCCCTCACCTCCCGCTTCCTGCCCGGGCCGGCCTGCCCGAGCGCCCGGCCGCGCGGCGCTGCCGCCTGCGGCCCCGCCGGCCGTGCTCGCCTCGCCCCGCCTCAGCTCTCACTCTCGGCCTGCGGGGCTCCCCCGGGCTCGGGCCTGCCGGGTCCGGCCCGCTGCGTTCTGTGGTCCTGAGGGAATGCCAGGAACTGCCTCCGGGCTGGGTTGATAGGCAGCAGCAACCCCCCCGCTGCTCTTTGCTCCGGGGAGCCTCTCctgggctcctgccagcagccacctCGCCTATGGTCCCGCTGGATGTCTGTGACCGCGTGTGGAATATCTGGGGAGAAGCAGTTGCAGTTCTAGTGTTAGTGCTTGGTTTGGTCTTACATAATCTGAATATCGGGGGGCGTCAAgcatctgaaatgtttttgacaTTAGGAAAGGCTCCTGAGAAAGTTTGTTTGTGTGTTATGCTAGGAAACCCCGTGTTGCAATGATTGGTGTTGCTATAACTGGACTTCCCATCTCTAAATATCTACTGGAGGATGTAACACTTGCCAGTGCTGAGTCTTCCTTGTGTTGGTGTGACACTGAgatttctgtgaagaaacttGGATGAAAGTGTTCAGGGAGGGCATATGATAGTGATATAATCCTGGGAATGGTTGTGCTTACTTGTTATAGGTAATTGCAAACCCCAGTTTCACCCTgctgtttttcagctgttgcATTACCCTTGATTTAGGATTAGATCACCCTAGGGGACCTGGCCTGCTGCGATGCATTTTGGTATTTGAGGAACTAGAGAGCAGATAGGCTGGGGGTCATGGTATGTGGTGATACAGTTTTATCATGGAGTGTAATGCCTAAGGAATATAGCCATTACTTGTAATTTTATGGTAGCACAACACAGCATCTTTATGGGTATTTTGGGAGCAGTCAGGAGGGATGGCCTGAAGAAAGAAGCTCGGAGATTTTAGTTCAAGCAGTAAAAAACGTGTCTCTCTGAAGAATTTACAGGACTTGATGCCCCTGAGCCCCAGCATCCTACCACCATGTCGGGTACTGTGTCCATTCTCCAACAATTTGCCAATGGCCTGAAGAGTCGCAGCGAAGAGACAAGGGCCAAAGCTGCCAAGGACTTGCAGCATTATGTCACCATGGAGCTGCGTGAGGTGAGTGCTACAAAAGGATTATTTATCCTTGTGTTTCATGTGAGTTAGAGGAATGGGCTGGGTGCCTTGGCAATGGAGATTTTTGGAATATGGAAGCTGGTCTTTGGGAGGAGATGGGGCACAGCAGAGAGCTTATCTTTGCCCCCTGGCATGTAGGAGAGGTGAGCAAGTTGGTGACATAAATGGGTGGTCAAGTACCAGAATAAGTAAACTTGCTGCATATAAGTCACAAATAAGAGAAACTATTTTGAGCTTGTAATGTATGgttgatttaatttcattaagtGGCACAAGAAGCATTGTCTTTATGGAGGttttggagcaggagggagagagagaatgCTGAGAGCTAATTTGAGCTTTTTGCTTTTACAGATGAGTCAGGAAGAATCTACCAGGTTTTACGATCAGCTGAACCATCACATATTTGAGCTGGTCTCTAGCTCTGATGCAAATGAAAGGAAGGGTGGCATTCTGGCTATAGGTAAGTGGAAGTGCATAATGCTTTACTGAGTTTTCTGTCCAACTATCTTTAGAGACCGATTTTCAAAAGGAATGAGCTTTTACAGTTGGGGCCCGATGTCTGACAGCTCAGGATACTGGCTGTGTTCTAGTTGCTGGCTCTGAAAATCTGCGTGAAGTGTCAGCATGGGAGCTACTGAGAGTGGCTGAAAACCTGGTATTTAATGGGCCCTGAGCTCTTCTGGGAGTTGGGCATCAAATGTGAATGCTGAGCACATGAAAATTCTGTTCTGCAGTTTAGCTGAGAACACTTTGTGCTGCCCCTTTATATGTTTCAGGGTAGGCTGACTTTCTCAAGTCTCTTCCATCTGGAGAGATTGATTCTTGTTGTTTAAATTTACCTGGCTCCATAACAGCAACTTCCATCCCCAGGAGGGGCTCACAGAGCTTCTGCTTTGATTCTGATCAGCCTCTCCATTAGTGGCTCTGGCTGTGTGCTCTCTGAGCTTGCAGAGCTGAATCCCCACTCTTGGGGAAGTCAGCTTGTGTAAATACTTTGCCTTCCAGGCAAGTAGCCTGTACTGTAGCAGTTACTTCTTAAATAGCCAAAGAGATGTTTATGGTTTAGGCTCATAGACATAACGTCCAGTCCCAATGTGTTTGAAGGCAGTGTAAATCCCTTAGAGAAATCTTTATTGATAACATCAGGTCTTAAGCTGACAGTACCACACTCAAGTTGTTATGTGAATTTAGTGATATTGAAAGGTGCCAGCTTGACAACCCTGGACACTTATGGCCTCTTTCTCTACAAAACAAGTACAACCCAGGCACTGGCaacaaaagcttctgccagGCTGGTGTCTGATGAATTGCCTCCCCCCTCACCAGGAGAGACTGTCTCCAGGACTGAGGAGGAGAGCATTTCCTTGGTGTGTTCAGTCTTTGACTTTTCTTGTGAGGACTAGCTGTAGTAGTTGCATGCAGATGGATGTCTTTCTATTAGGAACGGGTCTTTGATCCCAgtgtgaattatttttttcctcttctaaaactgaaaatggggaaaatttaTGAGGCTACCACATGCATTTTTCCATTTACTTAAAAAGTTCAGGCTCAAAAGAATGGTGGCCCTTTCCtgtgcttgatttttttttcttcctgtggatTTGAGGTTTAGGGGGGCTTAATGGGAATCTTTAAGGAATGTGTAGGGAATACTGGCTGTCATCCAGGGATTACCTACTGTCTGCCTCAGTGACTCTTGGGGAGAACTGCAGCACATGAAAACTGCAGCATTGCTCCCTTTCTCTGCAGCAAGTCTTATCGGTGTTGAAGGAGGTAATGCCACCCGTATCGGCAGGTTTGCCAACTACCTGAGGAACCTCTTGCCATCCAATGACCCTGTTGTAATGGAGATGGCTTCCAAGGCTATCGGGAGGCTTGCAATGGCTGGTGACACCTTCACAGCTGAGTATGTGGAGTTTGAGGTGAAACGAGCTCTGGAATGGCTGGGAGCTGACAGGAATGAAGGTCGTAGACATGCAGCTGTAAGTGATGCCTTTTTCGTTGTCATGAAATAGTTGGGATTAGTGAACGGTGGTAGgagaaatgcacagaaatctGCAGAAAAGCTTTGGTCAGGGTGGGAATGGTTGCCAGTCCGTGTCTGAGAGTCTGTAATTCTCTCGTGGAAGACAGCGTGCTGCTTCATTGCTTCTGCATTAGCCCAGTGACTAACGAAGACCAAGACACTGTTGTGCTAGGAATTGTCAGAGTGTGGGGATGGGAACAGCTCACAGACATTGGCAGTCTAAACAAATGGTGCTGCACTGTGAAAGTTACGAGGTTTGTCTCTGTGTGCTCATCTTTCAGATTGTTACTGTTTCCCTCCCCACGTCCAGGTTCTTGTCTTGCGTGAGCTGGCAATCAGCGTGCCTACCTTCTTCTTCCAACAAGTGCAGCCATTCTTCGACAATATCTTTGTGGCTGTGTGGGATCCCAAGCAGGCCATCCGAGAGGGAGCTGTCTCTGCCTTAAGAGCCTGCCTTATCCTTACCACGCAACGGGAGCCAAAAGAGATGCAGAAGCCCCAGTGGTACAGAGtaagaaaataactttgtttTGAAGCAGCCCCTTATAATGCAGTAGAGATGTTGAAGTGCCAGTTTTCAGAAGAGCTGGCTATGCTAAGAATCTGTCACCTTTGTCAGTTAAAAAACTGCCTCTCCTTGAAAGGGTTGAAAATATAATGGCTTCCAAAGTGAGTAGCTCCTTTAGCCTACTGCTGCAAAAGTAAGCAAGATTTAACTCCTTCAAGATTACATTGTTCTATCTGCACCTCATCTTCAGCTGTTGAACTTGACCTAGTTTTATAGCCATGCAATTATCTAGTGTCATCTCTTACTAGTAGAGGGTTTTATTAGTGCAGATAAAACATAAGTGTGAAAGGTAAGAATTCTTTTGTTTGAGCCTTTGCTTTGCTGCCATCGTCACATGAATTCAGGCTTGGTGGTATTAAGTAAGTTTTGGGCAGTGCAGTCAAATGTTctgaatttggatttttttgtaatCAAATAAGTGCTGCAGATAGCGATGAAGCTGATACCGTGCTGTTTGATTAGTGCTGCTGAaaatgctctgcagcagagtCCACAACTTTTGGATGTAACTTTTGGGCAAATCAAAATTTTATTGCGTTATACTTCTTTTATTACTCAGTTGAGGTTTGTGGCTACTCTTGGAAAATTCAGAATGTCAGTAACTCTTGACTGGCAGTACTACTTCATTTCCACAGactttgtttctgcattttcactgagattttttttcttttcccccaagCATACATATGAAGAGGCTGAGAAGGGCTTTGATGAGACTTTGGccaaagagaaaggaatgaatcGTGATGACAGAATCCACGGTGCCTTACTGATCCTCAATGAGCTAGTGAGAATCAGCAGTATGGAGGGAGAGgtgagcagaggagcagggtggTGATTATGGGGCTTGATTGAGAGTGTATAGCAACTCTGCAGTCTGTGGAAATATCCCATAGTGTTGCAGTGGGGTTGCTGGGTGGAAAACTCATCTGAACATGGAGTCGAGCATTAAAGTGTGttagagaaataaaagggaCAAGTTTGGGCTGAGGAGGTAATAAGGTCCAACAGAAAGTCTATTAACTTGAttaaatacaatgaaaaatatttttttctatgggATGAGGACTCTCTTGCGTGTTAGATactcaaatatttttgctggATTTTACTCAGTTGGTGTTTTACAGCCATTTGAATATTGATTATACAAGATGCTATTCAGGAGATTTGGGTAATACTGTACTGAGAGAATCTTagttactttttattttttaatgtttctctACTTTGTCCAGCGCCTTAGAGAGGAGATGGAAGAGAtcactcagcagcagcttgtgcATGACAAGTACTGCAAAGACCTGATGGGCTTCAGTACCAAGCCTCGCCACATCACTCCCTTCACAAGCTTTCAGTCTCTTCAGCCCTCTCAGTCAAATGCTTTGGCTGGTCTCCTGGGCTACAGTGCTCACCAAGGAATTATGGGTTTTGCAACCTCACCTGTCCCAGTAAAATCTACCTTGGTAGAAAGTCGATGCTGCAGGGATCTAATGGAAGAGAAATTTGATCAAGTATGTATTTGTTCTTCAACTTGTCTCTATTCTTAACATCTGTTCTTGCAGATGAATTGTACTCTTGTGTTTTTACTTAGCAGGCAATACCAGCTAGCATTGAACTGAGCCTTCAAAACTCAGTATTTACATGTATCATGGCTTTGTCACTGAATGTCTTGGGGCAAatgatttatttcctttggaaatagTCCTGATTATCCTTTTCTTTGAGGGACTCTGAAGCCAAATATCAGGAGAATGCCTAAAAGCACACAGGTAATAAACTGCCAATGGCCATCCTTTAAAGCTTAATCTTTCCTTCCAGGTCTGCCAGTGGGTTCTCAAGTGCAGAACCAGCAAAAATTCTTTGATCCAGATGACAGTTCTCAATCTGCTGCCACGACTGGCCGCTTTCCGTCCGTCAGCGTTCACAGGTGACAAGACAAATGGTTGGATGTTAGAAGTATTGGTGAATTTGGGCTGGAAGTTATCCAGATCTCTTTGGTCCAGATGAACTTGTGCAGCACACCAAATGTAGTGCTTGTCTGATGAGCACATTACTCTGTGGGAAGACAGTCTTTTATTCTAAATAAGTGTGACTTGATAGCTGATGCCAAAATGTTGCTCTGATGAAGAAAATAGATTGAAATCTATTTTCAGAATTTGGTGATCAATACCATAAGACATAAAAacctcctttttctgttttctcctcagtATGTCAGACTTGGAGGAGAATTGTCTCATACTCTGACTCAGTATATGCCAAATATTATTAGagttctcttcctttttctctgttgcaTGCGCTAGGAAATACCTGCCAGCTTTAAAGCAGTTTAGTCAATTTATCAAGCAAGTTTAGGAGAGTATCAGAGTTGGAGGCAAGTCACCAAGCTGCTCTTAGTGGGTTGGAAAAATTTTTgcattaattatttcaaatttccaATCAATCACTATGAAGCCAAGATGCTTGGATCTTATATGTGTGTAAAACCTGTTGCAGTGGGGATGTTTTATAGCTTTTATTctggtgatttttctttttaaaaacaaagccttcTGTAGTATGAAATGTTTATTATATGGTGACATGTTTGCCTCTGATCACGTCAGCAAATTTAATATTACTGTGTCTGTTTTCTAGTTTTACACTTGTAAAGGTTTAGTTGGAAATGTTATGCAGCTGTATAAGCCTAAATGAATTCTAATATCTGTATTGTTTTCTCTGTGGGCAGCTGATCAGTATCTTCCAGACACCATGAATCATGTTCTCAGTTGTgtgaagaaggagaaggagcgAACAGCAGCCTTCCAGGCcttgggtttgctttctgtggCAGTGAGGTCTGAGTTTCAAGCATACCTACCAAAAGTCCTTGAAATCATAAAAGCAGCTCTTCCCCCAAAGGACTTTGCCCACAAGTAAGTATGTGAAAGTtagaggaagaaatggaaacacTTGCTCTTTATATAATCTTTGTAATGTGGATCAAATTCTTGTATTAAAATCAGAAGTGTTTCTGTAAGACTGATAACACAGAAGGAGGATGAGGAAAGATGTTTGAAAAATAGCAGCTCCTTGTAATTTTGTGGTCGTTTTCCAGGAGGCAGAAGTCTGTGCAGGTTGATGCCACAGTCTTCACCTGCATTAGTATGCTGGCACGAGCCATGGGACCCAGCATCCAGCAGGACATCAAAGAGCTTTTGGAACCTATGCTGGCTGTGGGCCTGAGGTAAGCATAAATCTGTTTTGCTGTTAGCTGCAGGATGGCATTGTCAGCCATACAGAGTGAGATCTTAAAAGTTTTCAGATTGATAAGGAAGGTTATTGCTTTTAAGTTGACATAAGTGATCTTTCAGAAGATCACTATAGCTGTTTCAGAAGAATGGTATGTTTTAACTGTTAATCTGTCTGTTGTTTAAGAGAATTCATATCCCTGTTATTTAAGAGAATTCATATCTCAGTTCAGAAATCTTGTTGCCAGCAGACTTGTGCCATATCAGACTGGCAGAGAAGGAGAGCTGAAGTGCTGAATATTTGCTCCTGGCTTCTTTCACCTTTGTAGCTGACAGTTCTTATTGGAAGAATTAATTAAGTTGTTAGTATGGAAAGGTGTGGAGAAAGTTTTCAGGTAGCACAAGGCTGTTTAAATTATATTGTCATCTGGAAGTGAATTTAgttgcttttttgtttaaaaaacataagTGTAAGAAGTCATTTAGATGTGTAACAGTATTACAGCAACACTGGCTAATGTAGTGATGTGTGCACAGTCCTGGGACTTTGCTCACCCTCTTTACACAGGAAGGTCACCTCATGCCTCAGTTCACACAAGGACCCTGTGCTCTGCTTGCAGGTGTTGCTCTCATGTGCGAATGCCCACTATTATATTCTGATTGGCAAAGgcataaataaacaaaaaggtGAAATATGCActcattgtttcttttctaagGACTTTTGCTTACTTCttgccctcagccctgctctaaCGGCTGTGCTGTACGACCTGAGCCGTCAGATCCCACAGCTGAAGAAGGATATCCAGGATGGGCTGCTGAAAATGCTCTCTCTTGTTCTGATGCACAAGCCTCTGCGACATCCAGGCATGCCAAAGGGCCTTGCCCACCAGCTGGCCTCCCCCAGTCTCACCAACATCCCAGAGGCCAGTGATGTGGGGAGCATCACTCTTGCCCTGCGTACTCTCGGTAGCTTTGAGTTTGAAGGTGAGGTGTATCTCCAGCCAGGGGCTGTGTACAAATCACAAATGGGACAGGACTGCTGGGAACGTgccttgagctgttttattttccagcatcagcctcattacatggttatgacaatgggaagatgccatcagctcacatcccaggcagcagaccaagaacttaatgttataactttaaaacttttttgACCAATCgcacaaagcaaaagcacactGACAGCAGTTCCATCCAACCACTACAAGCACACATccctttggttaaaacaatgcttgcttatttcaaatacaatacctgcttgtaGGCCTtaaaacacaatgcacagagctccattattaaaCTTAAAACTTTCTAATATCTCGCTagatatacttttctgcagcttaaggagttattctagacaagcattaatacacagaccattgttctatttgtccttacttttctacttcttacttacataatttttctgctgaccaatCTTATGGCTACTACTTAGCTCCAAccacagttctgctgtctctgaggcctgcctgccttttgcagctttcccaaaaccctctgattttatggattcccacaaGATGAAATAAGGAGGCAGGGGTAGGGGCATATGGGATAGAAACAGCTGGGGCATTGGAGTAGAGTACAAGTAGCCAAAAAATTCTGGGAGCATGTTCTTGAAACTCCTGTTCTGTGGTAAAACTCGTAATTGAGGTGTAAACCTGTGTTTAACCACCCATCTTCCTCTTTTCAGGCCACTCCCTGACTCAGTTCGTCCGGCACTGCGCAGATCACTTCCTGAACAGCGAGCACAAGGAGATCCGCATGGAAGCCGCCCGCACCTGCTCCCGCTTGCTCACACCCTCCATCCACTTGATCAGTGGCCATGCCCATGTGGTCAGTCAGACAGCAGTGCAGGTCGTGGCTGATGTCCTCAGCAAACTGCTTGTAGTTGGAATAACTGACCCAGGTTAGTGTGGGATTCAGAGAAAAGGGCTCTCCTACCACATGCTAATTTTATCATGTGAGCAGGTGATGATGTTACGAATAGAAATAGAATTTGTAATAGAATTTGAACATATTTGCCACTAAACTTAATCTGTCACTCTTggtaaattagaaaaaaaagtctcccaGTTTCTTTTTCCACATCTTGATTTTTGAGGTACTAATAGAACACTAGTGAAAAATGCTCCAGATGTGCCCTTGGTAACCCTTTGAACTAAGCACAACACTGAGactccttttgctgctgttctgggtCACAGCCTTAAATTTTGTAGTTTAGGAATGAATTGGTCCTTCTTGTTGAAACTTtgtacttgattttttttttgttctttcagttGAACTAATCTCAGGTTGCCCCGTGGCATCCAA is a window of Motacilla alba alba isolate MOTALB_02 chromosome 21, Motacilla_alba_V1.0_pri, whole genome shotgun sequence DNA encoding:
- the UBIAD1 gene encoding ubiA prenyltransferase domain-containing protein 1, producing MGPAELVQKISISAESPRGSESSGTALAGVDGAAPGSWRHKCAAYVLALRPWSFSASLTPVALGSALAYRAQGALDPGLLLGSAVTVLAVHGAGNLVNTYYDFSKGIDHKKSDDRTLVDQILEPQDVVRFGVFLYTVGCICAAGLYAVSTLKLEHLALIYFGGLSSSFLYTGGIGFKYVALGDVVILITFGPLAVVFAHAVQVGYLSLSPLLYAVPLALSTEAILHSNNTRDMESDRQAGIVTLAILIGPTFSYILYTVLLFLPYLIFCVLATRYTISMALPLLTIPMAFSLERQFRSQNFCKIPQRTAKLNLLLGLFYVFGITLAPAGALPKL